The Agromyces atrinae genome window below encodes:
- a CDS encoding RDD family protein yields the protein MAETSTPVPSRDDDGLLTGEAVSLDVSSASVFLRAAGALIDAVVYGGSLIVILLLAENSSLFADAALGQALVTATLVICLVIAPMTVETLSRGRSLGKLAIGARIVRDDGGGIRLRHAFIRALTGVLELYMTIGGIALIVSFLNRRAKRLGDLLAGTYSQMERVKRPEPSQIAVPRELEQWALTADVARLPDALARRVAQFFAGAEHLVPASRSRLAITLAADVTPFVSPVPHVHPEAFLAGVSAVRRTREAEALRLEAARMTELEPFLTARPHAPADS from the coding sequence ATGGCCGAGACTTCGACGCCCGTCCCCTCCCGCGACGACGATGGCCTCCTCACCGGCGAAGCCGTCTCCCTCGACGTCTCGTCGGCGAGTGTCTTCCTGCGCGCGGCCGGCGCCCTCATCGATGCCGTCGTCTACGGCGGCTCGCTCATCGTCATCCTGCTGCTCGCCGAGAACTCGTCGCTCTTCGCCGACGCGGCTCTCGGCCAGGCGCTCGTGACGGCGACCCTCGTCATCTGCCTCGTCATCGCCCCGATGACCGTCGAGACGCTCTCGCGCGGCCGCTCGCTCGGCAAGCTCGCGATCGGTGCACGGATCGTGCGTGACGACGGCGGCGGCATCCGCCTGCGGCACGCGTTCATCCGCGCGCTCACCGGGGTGCTCGAGCTCTACATGACGATCGGCGGCATCGCCCTCATCGTGTCGTTCCTAAACCGCCGCGCGAAGCGACTCGGCGATCTCCTCGCGGGAACCTACAGCCAGATGGAGCGGGTGAAGCGCCCCGAGCCGTCGCAGATCGCCGTGCCGCGTGAGCTCGAGCAATGGGCGCTGACGGCCGACGTCGCGCGCCTGCCCGACGCCCTCGCGCGACGTGTCGCCCAGTTCTTCGCGGGAGCGGAGCACCTCGTGCCCGCAAGCCGGTCACGCCTGGCGATCACACTCGCCGCGGACGTCACGCCGTTCGTCTCGCCCGTGCCGCACGTGCACCCCGAGGCGTTCCTCGCGGGGGTCTCGGCCGTCCGTCGCACGCGTGAAGCGGAGGCCCTGCGGCTCGAGGCGGCGCGGATGACCGAGCTCGAGCCGTTCCTCACGGCACGTCCGCACGCGCCGGCCGACTCCTGA
- the ahcY gene encoding adenosylhomocysteinase — protein sequence MSTLTTPTVTFKVADIELAEAGRHQLRLAENEMPGLMALRDEFGPSQPLAGARIAGSLHMTVQTAVLIETLVALGATVRWASCNIFSTQDEAAAAVVVGPTGTVAEPAGVPVFAWKGETLDEYWWCTEQIFDWSAEAAAAGADWTGPNLILDDGGDATLLVHKGREFELAGAVPETPADASTEYRVILDVLRRSLATSTDRWTTIADGIGGVTEETTTGVHRLYELHAAGDLRFPAINVNDSVTKSKFDNKYGIRHSLPDGLNRATDVLMGGKVALVAGYGDVGKGAAEALRGQGARVIVTEVDPICALQAAMDGFQVARLESVVGDVDIFVTGTGNKDVITLDHMLAMKHLAIVSNVGHFDNEIDMAALESLEGAERVEIKPQVHEWRLPTGRSILVLSEGRLMNLGNATGHPSFVMSNSFTNQVLAQIELYTRPEAYPVGVYVLPKHLDEKVARLHLDALGVELTELSPEQAAYIGVTVDGPYKVDHYRY from the coding sequence ATGAGCACCCTCACCACCCCCACCGTGACCTTCAAGGTCGCCGACATCGAACTCGCCGAAGCCGGTCGCCACCAGCTCCGCCTCGCCGAGAACGAAATGCCGGGCCTCATGGCCCTCCGCGACGAGTTCGGACCGTCGCAGCCGCTCGCCGGCGCGCGCATCGCGGGCAGCCTGCACATGACTGTGCAGACCGCCGTGCTGATCGAGACCCTCGTCGCCCTCGGCGCGACCGTCCGCTGGGCGAGCTGCAACATCTTCTCGACGCAGGACGAGGCCGCGGCCGCCGTCGTCGTCGGCCCGACCGGCACCGTCGCCGAACCGGCCGGCGTGCCCGTCTTCGCCTGGAAGGGCGAGACCCTCGACGAGTACTGGTGGTGCACCGAGCAGATCTTCGACTGGAGCGCCGAAGCCGCTGCAGCGGGAGCCGACTGGACCGGCCCGAACCTCATCCTCGACGACGGCGGCGATGCCACCCTGCTCGTCCACAAGGGCCGGGAGTTCGAACTCGCCGGCGCCGTGCCCGAGACGCCGGCCGACGCGAGCACCGAGTACCGCGTCATCCTCGACGTGCTGCGCCGCTCGCTCGCCACGTCGACCGACCGCTGGACGACGATCGCCGACGGCATCGGGGGAGTCACCGAAGAGACGACCACCGGTGTGCACCGCCTCTACGAGCTGCACGCCGCGGGCGACCTGCGCTTCCCCGCCATCAACGTCAACGACTCGGTGACGAAGTCGAAGTTCGACAACAAGTACGGCATCCGCCACTCGCTGCCCGACGGCCTCAATCGCGCGACCGACGTGCTCATGGGCGGCAAGGTCGCCCTCGTCGCCGGCTACGGCGACGTCGGAAAGGGCGCGGCCGAGGCGCTCCGCGGCCAGGGTGCTCGCGTCATCGTGACCGAGGTCGACCCCATCTGCGCGCTCCAGGCCGCGATGGACGGATTCCAGGTCGCGCGTCTCGAGTCGGTCGTCGGCGACGTCGACATCTTCGTCACGGGCACCGGCAACAAGGACGTCATCACGCTCGACCACATGCTCGCGATGAAGCACCTCGCGATCGTCTCGAACGTCGGCCACTTCGACAACGAGATCGACATGGCGGCGCTCGAGTCGCTCGAGGGCGCCGAGCGCGTCGAGATCAAGCCGCAGGTGCACGAGTGGCGCCTGCCGACCGGCCGGTCGATCCTCGTGCTCTCCGAGGGGCGCCTCATGAACCTCGGCAACGCGACGGGCCACCCGTCGTTCGTCATGAGCAACTCGTTCACCAACCAGGTCCTCGCGCAGATCGAGCTGTACACGCGGCCCGAGGCGTACCCGGTGGGCGTCTACGTGCTGCCGAAGCACCTCGACGAGAAGGTCGCGCGTCTGCACCTCGACGCGCTCGGCGTCGAGCTCACCGAACTCTCACCCGAGCAGGCCGCCTACATCGGCGTCACGGTCGACGGACCGTACAAGGTCGACCACTACCGCTACTGA
- a CDS encoding phosphomannomutase/phosphoglucomutase: MSRTESSVLERIVKSYDVRGLVGSELTETVVEAIAAAFVDEVGAAGGDVVVGRDMRDSSPGFAAAFARGATARGANVVDIGLCSTDESYFASGTLDAPAAMFTASHNPAAYNGMKLSSAGALGLSFDTGLRSIRDRAAEFLESGIPAVDQPGTVRELDVLASYAAYLRELVDLSGIRPLRVVVDAGNGMGGLTVPAVLEEAAGLPALPLTIIPLYFELDGNFPNHEANPLVPENLVDLQRAVVEHGADLGLAFDGDADRCFVVDERGEPVGPSAVAAIVALREIARVRAAGDDDISVIHNLITSSIVAETIEGAGATAVRTKVGHSLIKAEMKATGAVFGGEHSAHYYFRDFWGADNGMLAAMHLLAEFGSQSEPLSSFAAEFSPYSDSGEINSTVDDIPAAYTRIVEAFAGRGEFDELDGLFITGLTSIDEPFWWVSVRPSNTEPLLRLNVEAGDRETMERLRDEALGLIRATN; the protein is encoded by the coding sequence ATGAGCCGCACCGAGTCGAGCGTGCTCGAGCGCATCGTCAAATCCTACGACGTGCGTGGTCTCGTCGGTTCCGAACTGACCGAGACCGTCGTCGAGGCGATCGCCGCAGCGTTCGTCGACGAAGTGGGCGCTGCGGGCGGCGACGTCGTCGTCGGCCGTGACATGCGTGATTCCTCGCCCGGGTTCGCCGCAGCCTTCGCGCGGGGCGCGACCGCTCGCGGAGCGAACGTCGTCGACATCGGACTCTGCTCGACCGACGAGAGCTACTTCGCGTCGGGCACGCTCGATGCGCCCGCCGCCATGTTCACCGCGAGCCACAACCCGGCCGCCTACAACGGCATGAAGCTCTCGAGCGCGGGTGCGCTCGGGCTCTCGTTCGACACCGGCCTGCGTTCGATCAGAGATCGCGCCGCCGAGTTCCTCGAGTCGGGCATCCCCGCGGTCGACCAGCCGGGCACGGTGCGAGAGCTCGACGTCCTCGCCTCGTACGCGGCGTACCTCCGCGAACTCGTCGACCTCTCCGGCATCCGTCCGCTCCGCGTGGTCGTCGACGCCGGCAACGGCATGGGCGGACTGACCGTTCCCGCCGTGCTCGAAGAGGCGGCCGGCCTCCCGGCGCTCCCGCTCACGATCATCCCGCTCTACTTCGAGCTCGACGGCAACTTCCCGAACCACGAGGCCAACCCCCTCGTGCCCGAGAACCTCGTCGACCTCCAGCGCGCCGTCGTCGAGCACGGCGCCGACCTCGGTCTCGCCTTCGACGGCGACGCCGACCGCTGCTTCGTCGTCGACGAGCGTGGCGAACCCGTCGGGCCGTCGGCCGTCGCCGCGATCGTCGCACTCCGCGAGATCGCGCGCGTCCGCGCCGCGGGCGACGACGACATCTCCGTCATCCACAACCTCATCACATCGTCGATCGTCGCCGAGACGATCGAGGGCGCGGGTGCCACGGCCGTGCGCACCAAGGTGGGCCACTCGCTCATCAAGGCCGAGATGAAGGCCACGGGCGCCGTCTTCGGCGGCGAGCACTCGGCGCACTACTACTTCCGCGACTTCTGGGGTGCCGACAACGGCATGCTCGCGGCGATGCACCTGCTCGCCGAGTTCGGATCGCAGTCCGAGCCGCTCTCGAGCTTCGCTGCCGAGTTCTCGCCGTATTCCGATTCGGGCGAGATCAACTCGACGGTCGACGACATCCCCGCCGCGTACACGCGAATCGTCGAGGCCTTCGCCGGTCGCGGCGAGTTCGACGAGCTCGACGGGCTCTTCATCACGGGGCTCACCTCGATAGACGAGCCGTTCTGGTGGGTGAGCGTGCGTCCGTCGAACACCGAGCCGCTGCTCCGCCTGAACGTCGAGGCGGGCGACCGCGAGACCATGGAGCGCCTGCGCGACGAGGCCCTCGGTCTCATCCGGGCGACGAACTGA
- a CDS encoding metallopeptidase family protein, with product MPRSRRATPEPASPRRLARNRHGRGPRSSIVGPYLPMLRSRIDEFDVNVATTAGYLKGLWPDDLDGVSFEVAQAPDDALHGDHIDRWRVHHDTRRIVFFRLPIMRFSHTTEGDELRERMLVESCVYRAVAELLGKEPWELAPDRYRHW from the coding sequence ATGCCCCGCTCCCGCCGCGCCACCCCGGAGCCCGCCTCACCGCGTCGTCTCGCCCGGAACCGTCACGGCCGCGGACCGCGCTCGTCGATCGTCGGGCCGTATCTGCCGATGCTGCGTTCGCGCATCGACGAGTTCGACGTCAACGTCGCGACGACCGCGGGGTACCTCAAGGGTCTGTGGCCCGACGACCTCGACGGCGTCTCGTTCGAGGTCGCGCAAGCGCCCGACGACGCCCTGCACGGCGACCACATCGACCGCTGGCGCGTTCACCACGACACGCGTCGCATCGTGTTCTTCCGTCTGCCGATCATGCGTTTCTCGCACACGACCGAGGGCGACGAGCTGCGTGAGCGCATGCTCGTCGAGAGCTGCGTGTACCGCGCGGTGGCCGAACTGCTCGGCAAGGAGCCGTGGGAACTCGCGCCGGATCGTTATCGCCACTGGTGA
- a CDS encoding stage II sporulation protein M, giving the protein MDLDAFHEARRPEWDRLDVLARERTLDGAGADELIERYQAGASDLSIIKTSAGSTPVGDSLSVSLSRARLRFTGTGENLLAAMPRFFLLQLPAALYRVRWLTLAVAVATVAIAALVAGWAVADPRVLAALGTDADFQKLVDEDFVNYYSENPAAAFTGLVWTNNAWIAAQCIAFGILGVFVPYIIVQNAANVGLTAGIMFSYGEGDTFFQYILPHGLLELTAVFVAAAAGLRIFWAWVAPGARTRGEALATEGRALFTVAIGLVIVLFVSGVIEGFVTPSPLPWQLKIAIGAIALLAFLAYMVIVGGRAVRAGESGDLVEFDSGSRRIVAG; this is encoded by the coding sequence ATGGATCTCGACGCCTTCCACGAAGCCCGACGCCCCGAGTGGGACCGACTCGACGTTCTCGCGCGCGAGCGCACCCTCGACGGGGCCGGCGCCGACGAGCTCATCGAGCGGTATCAGGCGGGTGCGAGCGACCTCTCGATCATCAAGACGAGCGCGGGCTCGACACCCGTCGGCGACAGTCTCTCGGTGAGCCTGTCGCGTGCTCGTCTCCGATTCACGGGCACGGGTGAGAACCTCCTCGCGGCGATGCCGCGATTCTTCCTCCTGCAGCTGCCGGCGGCCCTGTACCGGGTGCGCTGGCTGACGCTCGCCGTCGCCGTCGCGACCGTCGCCATCGCGGCGCTCGTCGCCGGCTGGGCCGTGGCCGATCCTCGCGTGCTCGCGGCCCTCGGCACGGACGCCGACTTCCAGAAGCTCGTCGACGAGGACTTCGTCAACTACTACTCCGAGAACCCCGCAGCGGCGTTCACCGGGCTCGTCTGGACGAACAACGCCTGGATCGCCGCGCAGTGCATCGCCTTCGGCATCCTCGGGGTGTTCGTGCCGTACATCATCGTCCAGAACGCCGCGAACGTCGGGCTCACGGCGGGCATCATGTTCTCGTACGGCGAGGGCGACACGTTCTTCCAGTACATCCTCCCGCACGGTCTGCTCGAGCTCACGGCGGTGTTCGTCGCGGCGGCGGCCGGTCTCAGAATCTTCTGGGCGTGGGTCGCTCCCGGCGCCCGCACCCGCGGCGAGGCGCTCGCGACCGAGGGTCGCGCGCTCTTCACCGTCGCGATCGGTCTCGTGATCGTGCTCTTCGTCTCGGGCGTGATCGAGGGGTTCGTCACCCCGTCGCCGCTGCCCTGGCAGCTCAAGATCGCCATCGGCGCGATCGCCCTGCTCGCGTTCCTCGCCTACATGGTGATCGTCGGCGGCCGTGCGGTGCGTGCGGGCGAGTCGGGCGACCTCGTCGAGTTCGACTCGGGTTCGCGGCGCATCGTCGCGGGCTGA
- a CDS encoding DUF5719 family protein → MVERRDIAIASTRIVTGLIGLAVGVVAVGAAIALPWPSVTVEPAAVTISPTASEQQRVCAGPLLSLADDATQATAAASFGSASVVSAAADSEVTSVELDAPRNPRFDRDGGPTLLSAPPVGEAGALAGSQSQVAATETVAGFAAAACAEALDEAWLVAGATDVGRTSLIVLSNPTSVAATVSLELFGENGPIDAPGTSAILVPAGQQVVLPLAGFAPNVRTPVVHVVSEGGRVAANLQHTVIRGLTPGGVELAGPSALPAENVVIPGVVLSANTADTGEDHTHDLEDSHPVIRLLAPDADAQVTVDITAESSGAVTSLELDLTAGQSLDVPLDGLTTGGHTISVRSSEPIVAAARTAVTLQNAPDFAWHAATEPLLDDAPFVVAEGPSPVLHLTNPGSTDVTVEVVPGEGAERSIVVPSNGAASVSVSAEESYVLEGVAGLHASVGYLSPATSSSFALQPPGPLEAPVRVYTH, encoded by the coding sequence ATGGTTGAGCGCCGTGACATCGCCATCGCGAGCACGCGCATCGTGACGGGACTCATCGGCCTCGCGGTCGGTGTCGTCGCCGTCGGAGCAGCGATCGCCCTCCCGTGGCCGTCCGTGACCGTCGAGCCCGCCGCCGTGACGATCTCGCCGACCGCGAGCGAGCAGCAGCGTGTCTGCGCCGGGCCGCTCCTCTCGCTCGCCGACGACGCCACCCAGGCCACGGCCGCGGCTTCGTTCGGATCGGCCTCGGTCGTCTCGGCCGCCGCTGACTCCGAGGTGACCTCGGTCGAGCTCGACGCCCCGCGCAACCCGCGATTCGACCGCGACGGCGGTCCGACGCTCCTGAGCGCGCCGCCGGTCGGCGAGGCCGGTGCCCTCGCGGGCAGCCAGTCGCAGGTCGCCGCCACCGAGACCGTCGCCGGATTCGCCGCTGCGGCGTGCGCCGAGGCCCTCGACGAAGCCTGGCTCGTCGCCGGCGCGACGGATGTCGGTCGCACGAGTCTCATCGTCCTCAGCAACCCGACGAGCGTCGCGGCGACCGTGAGCCTCGAGCTCTTCGGGGAGAACGGCCCGATCGATGCGCCCGGAACGTCCGCGATCCTCGTTCCCGCCGGGCAGCAGGTCGTGCTGCCGCTCGCGGGCTTCGCGCCGAACGTCCGCACGCCCGTCGTGCACGTCGTGAGCGAGGGCGGTCGTGTCGCGGCCAACCTCCAGCACACCGTCATCCGCGGCCTCACCCCCGGCGGAGTCGAACTCGCCGGTCCGAGCGCGCTCCCGGCGGAGAACGTCGTGATCCCCGGCGTCGTTCTCTCGGCGAACACCGCCGACACGGGCGAGGATCACACCCACGACCTCGAGGACTCGCACCCCGTCATCCGTCTGCTCGCTCCCGACGCCGACGCGCAGGTGACCGTCGACATCACCGCGGAGAGCAGCGGTGCGGTGACATCACTCGAACTCGACCTGACCGCGGGCCAGTCCCTCGACGTCCCGCTCGACGGTCTGACGACCGGCGGTCACACCATCTCGGTGCGATCGAGCGAGCCGATCGTCGCGGCCGCGCGCACCGCGGTGACGCTGCAGAACGCCCCCGACTTCGCGTGGCACGCCGCGACCGAGCCGCTCCTCGACGACGCGCCGTTCGTGGTCGCCGAGGGTCCGTCGCCCGTGCTGCACCTCACGAACCCGGGCTCGACGGATGTCACGGTCGAGGTCGTCCCCGGTGAGGGCGCCGAGCGGAGCATCGTCGTCCCCTCGAACGGAGCCGCGTCGGTCTCGGTCAGCGCCGAGGAGTCGTACGTGCTCGAGGGCGTCGCGGGCCTGCACGCCTCGGTCGGCTACCTGTCGCCCGCGACGTCATCGTCGTTCGCCCTGCAGCCTCCCGGGCCGCTCGAGGCGCCCGTCCGCGTCTACACGCACTGA
- a CDS encoding DUF3499 family protein, protein MNRTCSRVSCTTEAVTTLTYVYADSMVVLGPLSITPEPHSYDLCARHAERTSAPQGWQVVRHAMLRGAGHSA, encoded by the coding sequence ATGAACAGGACCTGCTCCCGCGTCTCGTGCACGACCGAGGCCGTCACGACACTCACGTACGTCTACGCCGATTCGATGGTCGTGCTGGGCCCGCTCAGCATCACTCCCGAGCCGCACAGCTACGACCTGTGCGCGCGTCACGCCGAGCGCACCTCGGCACCGCAGGGGTGGCAGGTCGTGCGTCACGCGATGCTGCGCGGAGCGGGGCACAGCGCATGA